From Fibrobacter sp. UWR4, one genomic window encodes:
- a CDS encoding V-type ATP synthase subunit A, translating to MASIGKIIGVNGNLIRVKFESAVSQNEVAYAKLLSKNAEGKSEVIPLKSEVIRIRGDYAELQVFEDTTGLKAGDEVEFTGELLSVELGPGLLTQVFDGLQNPLPELAEQCGFFLQRGKYLPALPRDKKWAFTPVAKVGDVLVAGDTVGTVPEGVFTHRIMVPFKVLGKVTVESVVAAGEHVVEDVVAVVKNEKGEKIEIKMVQTWPVKMPIKAFEERLRPTKPLTMQQRIVDTFFPVMQGGTFCTPGPFGAGKTVLQQLMSRYADVDIVILAACGERAGEVVETLREFPELIDPRTGKSLMERTLIICNTSSMPVAAREASVYTGVTLAEYYRQMGLNVLLLADSTSRWAQALREMSGRLEEIPGEEAFPAYLESVIAAFYERGGVVRLKDGSTGSVTIGGSVSPAGGNFEEPVTQATLKVVGAFLGLSRERSDQRRFPAIHPLDSWSKYEGIIDSKKVADARKILAAGVDVNNMMKVVGEEGTSIDDFITYLKSEYLDAVYLQQDAYHEIDAACTGDRQKYVFGKVYEILKTPMSFAEKDVARTFFLKLTQATKDWNRVAMDSAEFKEIESNITASVKEVTVNA from the coding sequence ATGGCTAGTATCGGAAAAATCATCGGCGTCAACGGTAACTTGATTCGCGTCAAGTTCGAAAGCGCCGTATCTCAAAACGAAGTGGCATACGCCAAGTTGCTTTCCAAGAATGCAGAAGGCAAGTCCGAAGTTATCCCGCTGAAGAGCGAAGTCATCCGTATCCGCGGCGACTACGCTGAACTTCAGGTGTTCGAAGACACCACCGGCCTCAAGGCTGGCGACGAAGTGGAATTCACCGGTGAACTTCTTTCCGTGGAACTTGGACCCGGTTTGCTGACCCAGGTGTTTGACGGTCTTCAGAACCCCCTGCCGGAACTTGCCGAACAGTGCGGCTTCTTCCTGCAGCGCGGTAAGTACCTGCCGGCTCTGCCCCGCGACAAGAAGTGGGCTTTTACCCCGGTAGCCAAGGTTGGTGACGTTTTGGTCGCTGGTGACACCGTCGGTACCGTACCCGAAGGCGTGTTCACCCACCGCATCATGGTGCCTTTCAAGGTTCTCGGCAAGGTGACCGTAGAATCCGTCGTTGCCGCTGGCGAACACGTTGTCGAAGACGTCGTCGCAGTAGTCAAGAACGAAAAGGGCGAAAAGATTGAAATCAAGATGGTCCAGACCTGGCCGGTGAAGATGCCTATCAAGGCTTTCGAAGAACGTCTTCGCCCCACCAAGCCGCTGACCATGCAGCAGCGCATTGTGGATACCTTCTTCCCTGTGATGCAGGGCGGTACCTTCTGTACTCCGGGCCCCTTCGGTGCCGGTAAGACTGTGCTGCAGCAGCTCATGAGCCGTTACGCCGACGTGGACATCGTGATCCTCGCCGCTTGCGGTGAACGTGCTGGTGAAGTGGTGGAAACCCTTCGCGAATTCCCTGAGTTGATCGACCCCCGTACCGGTAAGTCCCTCATGGAACGTACCCTTATCATTTGTAACACTTCTTCCATGCCGGTGGCTGCTCGTGAAGCTTCCGTTTACACTGGCGTGACCCTGGCTGAATACTATCGCCAGATGGGCCTGAACGTGTTGCTGTTGGCTGACTCCACTTCCCGTTGGGCACAGGCTCTTCGTGAAATGTCCGGCCGTCTGGAAGAAATCCCCGGTGAAGAAGCCTTCCCGGCTTACCTCGAATCTGTGATCGCTGCCTTCTACGAACGCGGTGGCGTTGTCCGCCTGAAGGATGGTTCCACTGGTTCCGTGACCATCGGCGGTTCCGTTTCTCCGGCAGGTGGTAACTTCGAAGAACCCGTGACCCAGGCTACCCTTAAGGTGGTGGGCGCATTCCTCGGCCTTAGCCGTGAACGTTCCGACCAGCGCCGTTTCCCGGCAATCCACCCGCTGGATTCCTGGTCCAAGTACGAAGGCATCATCGATTCCAAGAAGGTTGCCGATGCCCGCAAGATTCTTGCTGCTGGCGTTGACGTCAACAACATGATGAAGGTGGTGGGTGAAGAAGGTACCTCTATCGATGACTTCATTACCTACCTCAAGTCTGAATACCTGGATGCAGTCTATCTGCAGCAGGACGCATACCACGAAATTGACGCCGCCTGCACTGGCGACCGTCAGAAGTATGTGTTCGGCAAGGTTTATGAAATTCTCAAGACTCCCATGTCCTTTGCAGAAAAGGATGTTGCACGTACCTTCTTCCTGAAGCTCACTCAGGCTACCAAGGACTGGAACCGCGTTGCAATGGATTCCGCAGAATTCAAGGAAATTGAATCCAATATTACTGCTTCCGTGAAGGAGGTAACTGTCAATGCATAA
- a CDS encoding V-type ATP synthase subunit D — MAKVKLTKNALKAERDALKRFQRYLPTLLLKKQQLQMEMRTLQERVMAKRDEEDKLRKSMSSWISLYAEPIDWSKYLSVKEVRQGEGNIAGVRIPTYDGVDFNVTIPDFFATPVWLDDGIRSLQGLISLRLERRVLERQYELLSQELRTTSQRVNLFEKVKIPEAKDNIRKINIFLGDQQTSGVARSKLAKGKSTARAAAQDAAAAQNKGVAA; from the coding sequence ATGGCTAAAGTCAAGTTAACCAAAAACGCCCTCAAGGCGGAACGTGACGCACTGAAGCGCTTCCAGCGCTATCTGCCCACGCTGTTGCTCAAGAAGCAGCAGCTGCAGATGGAAATGCGTACGCTCCAGGAGAGGGTGATGGCAAAGCGCGACGAGGAAGACAAGCTCCGCAAGAGCATGTCCTCCTGGATTTCGCTGTATGCCGAACCTATCGACTGGTCGAAGTACCTGTCGGTGAAGGAAGTGCGCCAGGGCGAAGGTAATATCGCCGGTGTCCGCATTCCTACATACGATGGGGTAGACTTCAATGTGACCATCCCTGACTTCTTTGCTACGCCGGTTTGGCTGGACGACGGTATCCGTAGTCTGCAGGGCCTTATTTCCCTGCGCCTGGAACGCCGCGTTCTGGAACGTCAGTACGAACTTCTTTCTCAGGAACTTCGTACCACAAGCCAGCGCGTGAATCTTTTCGAAAAGGTCAAGATTCCCGAAGCCAAGGATAACATCCGTAAGATTAACATCTTCCTGGGTGACCAGCAGACCTCTGGCGTGGCCCGCAGTAAGCTTGCAAAGGGCAAGTCTACCGCACGTGCCGCTGCACAGGATGCCGCCGCCGCTCAGAATAAGGGGGTAGCTGCATGA
- a CDS encoding V-type ATP synthase subunit B has translation MHNVAYHRIERIAGSVISLKAEGVANQELAQVTSSFGTSLARVIRIDGDMVDLQVFAGARGVSTDSEVRFLGEPMKVPYSEALLGRVFNGAGQPRDNGPEVDGERIAIGGPSVNPAKRIIPKTMVRTGIPMIDVFNTLVVSQKLPIFSIAGEPYNELLARIALQAEVDVIVLGGMGLKHDDYLYLKDFLEKNGALSRTVMFMHTASDPIVECLLVPDASLAVAEKFATEGKNVLVLLTDMTNFADAMKEIAITMEQIPSNRGYPGDLYSSLASRYEKAVDFEGSGSITILAVTTMPGDDVTHPVPDNTGYITEGQFYLRKGRIEPFGSLSRLKQQVNGKTRSDHRTIMNTMIQLYASYKETLEKQSMGFNMSTWDQKLLKYGQRFEKEMMDLSVNIPLEQALDLGWTILADCFQPEETGIPSKMISQYWPKKG, from the coding sequence ATGCATAATGTTGCTTACCATCGTATTGAACGCATCGCCGGTTCTGTGATCTCTCTGAAGGCAGAAGGCGTTGCCAACCAGGAACTGGCTCAGGTTACTAGCTCTTTCGGTACTTCTCTCGCCCGTGTGATCCGTATTGACGGTGACATGGTTGACCTGCAGGTTTTCGCAGGCGCCCGTGGCGTTTCTACCGATTCCGAAGTCCGCTTCCTGGGCGAACCCATGAAGGTTCCTTATTCCGAAGCTCTCCTTGGCCGCGTGTTTAACGGTGCTGGTCAGCCCCGTGACAACGGTCCGGAAGTCGATGGCGAACGTATCGCAATTGGCGGCCCTTCCGTGAACCCCGCAAAGCGTATTATCCCGAAGACCATGGTCCGTACCGGTATTCCCATGATCGACGTGTTCAATACCCTGGTGGTGTCTCAGAAGCTCCCGATTTTCTCTATCGCTGGTGAACCGTATAACGAACTTCTTGCCCGTATTGCTCTGCAGGCTGAAGTGGACGTCATCGTTCTTGGCGGTATGGGCCTGAAGCACGACGACTACCTGTACCTCAAGGACTTCCTTGAAAAGAACGGTGCTCTTAGCCGTACTGTGATGTTCATGCACACTGCATCTGACCCCATTGTGGAATGCTTGCTGGTGCCTGATGCATCCCTCGCCGTTGCCGAAAAGTTTGCAACCGAAGGCAAGAACGTTCTGGTGCTTCTCACCGATATGACCAACTTTGCTGACGCCATGAAGGAAATTGCCATTACCATGGAACAGATTCCTTCTAACCGTGGTTATCCTGGCGACCTTTACTCTTCTCTCGCTAGCCGTTACGAAAAGGCTGTGGACTTCGAAGGTTCCGGTTCCATTACCATCCTTGCCGTTACCACCATGCCTGGCGATGACGTGACCCACCCGGTTCCGGATAACACCGGTTACATTACCGAAGGTCAGTTCTATCTGCGTAAGGGCCGTATTGAACCGTTCGGTTCTCTGTCTCGTTTGAAGCAGCAGGTGAACGGTAAGACCCGTAGCGACCACCGTACCATTATGAATACCATGATCCAGCTCTACGCTTCTTACAAGGAAACCCTTGAAAAGCAGTCCATGGGCTTTAACATGAGTACTTGGGACCAGAAGTTGTTGAAGTACGGCCAGCGTTTCGAAAAGGAAATGATGGACCTGTCCGTGAACATTCCTCTGGAACAGGCTCTGGATCTTGGCTGGACCATTCTTGCCGACTGCTTCCAGCCCGAAGAAACCGGTATTCCTTCCAAGATGATTAGTCAGTATTGGCCCAAGAAGGGGTAA
- a CDS encoding DUF2764 family protein codes for MSSPSYLMASLPMINLGDVPPVTMDDFRSRCEGALDQAELEALNALLNDEPSDDEFVKSYQAHEIQMKNVSGRLRAQAWGPEVRFAERSFPGYDVTFAKMISDAFAKSNPMEKEQDIDKARFWLVDSLAGVGEGTVKHVYAYAVKLMICTRWARLSEEAGDAAVIEVINANDPAHVQE; via the coding sequence ATGAGTTCTCCTTCTTATTTAATGGCTTCATTGCCGATGATCAACCTGGGTGACGTTCCGCCCGTGACTATGGATGATTTCCGTAGCCGCTGCGAGGGCGCTCTGGACCAGGCTGAATTGGAAGCATTGAACGCCTTGCTTAACGATGAACCTTCTGACGATGAGTTCGTGAAGTCCTATCAGGCTCACGAAATCCAGATGAAGAACGTTTCCGGAAGGCTCCGTGCTCAGGCATGGGGCCCCGAAGTTCGTTTTGCCGAACGTTCTTTCCCTGGCTACGACGTCACCTTCGCCAAGATGATTTCGGATGCGTTCGCCAAGTCGAATCCTATGGAAAAAGAGCAGGACATCGACAAGGCCCGCTTCTGGCTTGTAGATTCTCTCGCCGGTGTAGGGGAGGGAACCGTAAAGCATGTTTACGCTTACGCTGTAAAGCTTATGATTTGTACGCGTTGGGCCCGCCTTTCTGAAGAGGCCGGCGACGCAGCTGTTATCGAAGTTATTAATGCAAACGATCCTGCCCACGTGCAGGAATGA
- a CDS encoding viroplasmin family protein: MAKSKFYAIKTPTESKIVTTWAECEKLTHGVKGVLFKSFGTMAEAEAWISGMVAPAPGGIRVFVDGSFSPGFPYSGWGFVVTENDEEIARGSGITAFEAESRNIDGEVMASYQAMKWLDANDKNGVICHDYEGIARWAKGEWQAKSNIAKRYVSAAQPYLHRVKFEKVAAHTGVKWNELVDKLAKDAIAKGKEKMKK, from the coding sequence ATGGCAAAATCAAAGTTCTACGCAATTAAGACCCCTACGGAAAGTAAGATTGTTACCACCTGGGCCGAGTGTGAAAAGCTAACCCATGGTGTTAAGGGTGTGCTTTTCAAGTCCTTTGGTACCATGGCGGAGGCTGAGGCCTGGATATCCGGTATGGTGGCTCCTGCTCCCGGCGGTATCCGCGTGTTCGTTGATGGTTCGTTCTCGCCTGGGTTTCCTTACTCCGGCTGGGGCTTTGTGGTGACCGAAAATGACGAGGAAATCGCCCGAGGGTCTGGCATTACGGCCTTTGAGGCGGAAAGTCGAAATATCGATGGGGAAGTGATGGCTTCCTATCAGGCCATGAAGTGGCTGGATGCCAACGATAAGAATGGTGTCATCTGTCATGACTACGAAGGTATTGCCCGCTGGGCAAAGGGGGAGTGGCAGGCCAAGAGTAACATTGCCAAACGGTACGTGTCTGCCGCACAGCCTTACCTCCATCGCGTAAAGTTCGAGAAAGTTGCCGCCCATACGGGAGTGAAATGGAACGAACTGGTGGATAAGTTGGCAAAGGATGCCATCGCCAAGGGCAAGGAAAAGATGAAAAAGTAG
- a CDS encoding ATPase, translating into MAEDLQYLMERIQKDAVDKAENDAAAIIAKAKEKAAEIVKAAEAEAQAKLAKADKDAEAFTERSERTLEQSARDLLLSVGKNLQDMILNLLSLQVEKSLDESTVKEMLLSLAKGYSAHVEVDFSEADAKKLASFVTGEFAKQLSNGVEVSSDKGVKYGFRVKLDGGKVTHEFTEKAMADALSALLRPQLAKVVNAAAQAK; encoded by the coding sequence ATGGCAGAAGATTTGCAATACCTTATGGAACGCATCCAGAAAGATGCTGTTGACAAGGCCGAAAATGATGCAGCGGCAATTATTGCTAAAGCTAAGGAAAAGGCAGCCGAAATCGTAAAGGCCGCCGAAGCCGAAGCCCAGGCAAAGCTTGCCAAGGCCGATAAGGACGCAGAAGCATTTACCGAACGTAGCGAACGCACTCTGGAACAGTCCGCACGCGATCTTCTTCTCTCTGTAGGCAAGAATCTTCAGGATATGATTCTTAACCTGCTCTCCCTCCAGGTGGAAAAGTCCCTGGACGAATCTACCGTCAAGGAAATGCTCCTTTCTCTGGCTAAGGGCTACAGCGCCCATGTCGAAGTGGACTTCAGCGAAGCCGATGCCAAGAAGCTCGCTTCTTTCGTTACCGGCGAATTTGCAAAGCAGCTCTCCAACGGTGTTGAAGTTTCCAGCGATAAGGGTGTCAAGTATGGCTTCCGCGTCAAGCTGGACGGTGGCAAGGTCACCCACGAATTTACCGAAAAGGCAATGGCAGACGCTCTTTCTGCATTGCTCCGCCCGCAGCTGGCCAAGGTTGTTAACGCTGCAGCACAGGCAAAGTAA
- a CDS encoding PHP domain-containing protein: protein MQKGFSTIITENGGYADLHLHTKLSDGTLDVEELLTLCKRKGLRCISITDHDNLDSYNLAIEPAKAIGLEIIPGIEISSVWQGKDIHILGYYCDPTNLALNMELQDFAKQRITRAKAIIKKLNNLGIDITYEKVLSYCKGKVIGRPHIAMSLVDEEYIGSFSEAFTKYLGDGCVAFVEKKGLNPQQTIRLIENAGGIAVLAHPYKSGVSDEFIEQMVEWGVQGMEIYTPSQKGAVGRKYKEMAQHYGLVGTGGSDFHTESGTYPPNCTKMPYTVVQALRERREKFRAEW, encoded by the coding sequence ATGCAGAAGGGCTTTTCTACCATCATTACGGAAAATGGCGGCTATGCGGACCTCCATCTGCATACCAAGCTTTCCGATGGTACACTGGATGTGGAAGAACTGCTGACCCTATGCAAGAGAAAGGGGCTGCGCTGCATTTCCATTACGGACCACGACAACCTGGATTCCTACAATCTGGCTATTGAACCTGCAAAGGCCATCGGTCTCGAGATTATTCCGGGAATCGAGATTTCTTCTGTATGGCAAGGAAAGGACATCCATATTCTGGGTTACTACTGTGACCCTACCAACCTGGCCCTGAACATGGAACTGCAGGATTTTGCCAAGCAGCGCATTACCCGAGCCAAGGCCATCATCAAGAAGCTGAACAATCTTGGAATAGACATTACCTACGAAAAGGTGCTGAGCTATTGCAAGGGAAAGGTCATTGGACGCCCCCATATCGCCATGTCCCTGGTGGATGAGGAATATATCGGAAGTTTTTCCGAGGCATTTACCAAGTACCTGGGCGACGGCTGTGTCGCCTTCGTGGAAAAGAAGGGCCTGAACCCCCAGCAGACCATCCGCCTCATTGAAAATGCAGGTGGAATTGCAGTGCTCGCCCACCCCTACAAGTCTGGCGTCAGTGACGAATTCATTGAGCAGATGGTGGAATGGGGCGTACAGGGCATGGAAATCTATACGCCGTCCCAGAAGGGCGCCGTTGGACGCAAGTACAAGGAAATGGCCCAGCATTACGGGCTTGTGGGCACAGGAGGATCTGACTTCCATACGGAAAGTGGCACTTACCCGCCCAACTGCACCAAGATGCCCTATACGGTGGTCCAGGCCCTCAGGGAACGTCGCGAAAAGTTCCGTGCCGAGTGGTAG
- a CDS encoding putative porin has product MLVLFFAGFTQAEIIRQDKSTRPTAQDSVFKTPWGIDPAPRETDAGRWVLPLREVMQRTYDVSGQKSEWVLGTSILGNPELDASSMGMATLSRRYPSKLAGLYTTRLSFDGSTLNLNGDNGILLEEPKGIAVDTPVTDLNWERPAFSGNALHLDFRRLITDSVTLDLGLSAHSNVDSKEYSYTNVTHSPYFALGRDSTQIPFGGRNIAMNSMHIQPTLTWRFGYGKAFAKVNYFSLENADNTNHKVQLDTLDKSIRTFLADPYTIDIKAMTYGAGVEFYPIKGLTISTDITYGEHEIEEDSLARVGVSVEEYYDTLGYVHRDTTFYDTAKTINYQTVYGNAGVSYHTILNPALKFSYEFLNGSSDGSHKETMTYQQDRELGYVELSDTLGGWFLFRTQAGMQRNSSVLDTVEFAKAYSVDVLALLPFHLRLNGTYRHDNRFPDLAQLKFGETGRLAFPNKDLKFEERDRATLNAGWQMRDVFYGLGFRFENADNLIKPAWVKEGEVDSTSRLDEVYRWENIDNVKSLDWILQVGFRLGNWKFYLERGETLDRNRILLDTPRLYYKGSIHWQNRFVQDRLGVSVRVDWQWFGDRYDCTINEFGNPELEYMKKYLALDFEARMQILTFELYSRIENFNHSIYMPESGYTPEGLRIAYGIVWTFGN; this is encoded by the coding sequence TTGCTGGTACTGTTTTTTGCAGGCTTTACCCAGGCAGAGATTATTCGTCAGGACAAGTCCACCCGTCCTACCGCCCAGGACTCCGTCTTTAAGACGCCCTGGGGTATTGACCCTGCACCTCGTGAGACCGACGCCGGTCGTTGGGTCCTTCCCCTACGTGAAGTCATGCAGCGCACTTACGATGTTTCCGGCCAGAAATCCGAATGGGTTCTGGGAACATCCATTTTGGGAAACCCGGAACTGGACGCAAGCTCCATGGGCATGGCCACCCTCTCCAGGCGTTACCCCAGCAAGTTGGCAGGGCTCTATACCACCCGCTTAAGTTTTGACGGATCCACCCTGAACCTGAACGGGGATAACGGTATCCTGCTGGAAGAACCAAAAGGCATCGCTGTTGACACCCCCGTTACCGACCTGAACTGGGAGCGGCCCGCCTTTAGCGGAAACGCGCTGCACTTGGATTTCAGGCGCTTGATAACCGACTCTGTCACCTTGGATTTAGGATTGTCCGCCCACTCCAATGTGGATTCCAAGGAATACAGCTACACCAACGTAACCCACTCCCCTTACTTTGCCCTTGGTCGCGACTCAACCCAGATTCCCTTTGGCGGAAGAAACATCGCCATGAACAGCATGCATATCCAGCCCACCCTGACCTGGCGCTTTGGATACGGCAAGGCATTTGCCAAGGTAAACTACTTTAGCCTGGAAAATGCGGACAACACTAACCACAAGGTGCAGCTGGATACTTTGGACAAGTCCATCCGAACATTCCTTGCAGACCCTTATACCATCGACATCAAGGCAATGACCTACGGCGCTGGCGTGGAGTTCTACCCCATCAAGGGGCTAACCATTTCTACGGACATTACCTACGGCGAACATGAAATCGAGGAAGACTCCCTGGCAAGAGTGGGAGTTTCCGTAGAAGAGTATTACGACACCCTGGGATACGTTCACCGGGATACGACGTTCTACGACACGGCAAAGACCATCAACTACCAGACCGTTTACGGAAACGCAGGCGTTTCCTACCATACGATTCTAAATCCCGCACTGAAGTTTAGTTACGAGTTTTTGAACGGATCCAGTGACGGAAGCCATAAGGAAACCATGACCTACCAGCAGGACCGTGAGCTTGGATACGTGGAGCTGTCGGACACCTTGGGAGGCTGGTTCCTGTTTAGAACGCAGGCAGGTATGCAGCGCAACAGCTCTGTTCTGGACACGGTCGAATTTGCCAAGGCATATTCCGTGGACGTACTGGCACTGTTGCCGTTCCACCTTCGACTGAACGGAACTTACCGCCACGACAACCGATTCCCGGATCTAGCGCAGCTTAAGTTTGGCGAAACAGGCCGACTGGCATTCCCCAACAAGGATTTGAAATTCGAGGAAAGGGACCGGGCCACCCTCAATGCAGGCTGGCAGATGCGTGATGTGTTCTACGGCCTGGGATTCCGTTTTGAGAATGCAGACAACCTGATTAAACCCGCCTGGGTAAAAGAGGGGGAAGTGGATTCCACCAGCCGTCTGGACGAAGTCTACCGATGGGAAAACATCGACAACGTAAAATCCCTGGACTGGATTCTTCAGGTTGGTTTTAGGCTTGGCAACTGGAAATTCTATCTGGAACGCGGGGAAACTCTGGACAGAAACAGAATCCTTCTGGACACACCCCGCCTTTACTACAAGGGAAGCATTCACTGGCAGAACCGTTTTGTCCAGGACCGCCTAGGCGTAAGCGTACGTGTGGACTGGCAGTGGTTTGGCGACCGCTATGACTGCACCATTAACGAATTCGGAAACCCCGAACTGGAATACATGAAGAAGTATCTGGCTCTGGATTTCGAAGCCCGCATGCAGATCCTTACCTTTGAACTTTACAGCAGGATCGAGAACTTCAACCACAGCATTTACATGCCCGAATCCGGCTATACTCCTGAAGGGCTGCGAATCGCCTACGGCATCGTATGGACTTTTGGAAACTAG